In a genomic window of Methanosarcina horonobensis HB-1 = JCM 15518:
- a CDS encoding TetR/AcrR family transcriptional regulator, with the protein MDSCLAVFARYGYEKTSTAMLAEAAGISRALIFHHFKSKKELYLSLLDRCFARGRIEMGFDNLLEYKDFFAAKKEFSIIKFNYYKKNPDLYKFVREAFFATPYELKMEIEEKYGELITNRDKEWELLFAKVPLREGVDRGQSFKLVMLVLDYFDNKYISELADDSDLDETYLQSFLAERDSFLALVRHGIER; encoded by the coding sequence TTGGATTCCTGTTTGGCAGTGTTTGCCCGGTATGGGTATGAAAAGACATCAACAGCGATGCTGGCTGAGGCAGCTGGTATTTCCAGAGCACTGATCTTTCACCATTTCAAGAGCAAAAAAGAGCTTTATCTAAGTTTACTGGACCGATGCTTTGCCAGAGGAAGGATTGAAATGGGCTTTGACAACCTGTTGGAATATAAGGACTTTTTTGCGGCTAAAAAAGAGTTCAGTATAATTAAATTCAATTATTATAAAAAAAATCCTGATTTGTACAAATTTGTGCGAGAAGCCTTTTTTGCAACACCGTATGAATTGAAGATGGAGATTGAAGAAAAGTACGGAGAGTTGATCACCAACAGGGACAAAGAGTGGGAGCTGCTGTTTGCCAAAGTTCCCCTCCGGGAAGGCGTGGATCGCGGGCAGTCATTCAAGCTGGTCATGCTCGTACTGGATTATTTCGACAACAAATATATATCGGAATTAGCGGACGATAGCGATTTGGATGAGACGTATCTCCAAAGCTTTCTGGCTGAGAGAGACAGTTTTCTGGCTCTGGTTCGGCATGGAATCGAAAGGTAA
- a CDS encoding PEP-utilizing enzyme — protein sequence MGEAIPDVITPFTWSLVRGLDNESGFIPGYYLWSGNICGRIYSNISQRLSAITALYGWDAKRAMTLIGEIFGHIPEDLSVPVYPFSRFHLIKEMLPGIKRLIWNTLKASKNMPSFLNDTPVWCGKMTERIGKIKTEAELLSLWKDELQPYSFKAWWMHITAGSKAVLALRLNKKLAKLVGTEDANALLSNLRGSSELASLGPITGISRVIKGEMSREEYLLQYGHRGPHEFELSIPGPAEDNTWLERQVEEFGKMDVDGLLERQHTQFEAARKRFQERFPNKVKWLDKQLAKASEGTRLREAARSELVRVLRVVRAFALKTGELTGIGDSVFFLYVNEVENLLAGDNSALKYVPARKENYEKYKALPPFPSIIRGRFDPFEWAKDPDRRLDYYDATMPVATAPYSEMLRGFAGAAGKVEGRVRVLANPEEGEMLQPGEILVATTTNVGWTPLFPRAAAIVTDIGAPLSHAAIVARELGIPAVVGCGNATLRLKTGDRVIVDGGQGTVHILK from the coding sequence GTGGGGGAGGCAATCCCTGATGTTATTACACCGTTTACCTGGAGTCTGGTAAGGGGCCTGGACAATGAGTCCGGTTTCATTCCTGGATACTATCTATGGTCCGGCAATATCTGCGGCAGAATATACTCAAATATCAGCCAGAGATTATCCGCAATTACGGCACTATACGGTTGGGATGCCAAACGGGCCATGACGCTAATCGGTGAAATTTTTGGTCATATTCCTGAAGATTTAAGCGTACCCGTATATCCATTTTCACGGTTTCATTTGATTAAGGAGATGCTGCCAGGGATAAAGCGTCTAATCTGGAATACTTTAAAAGCCTCTAAAAATATGCCGTCGTTTCTCAATGACACACCTGTCTGGTGCGGAAAGATGACAGAACGGATCGGAAAAATAAAGACAGAGGCAGAGCTGCTGTCGTTGTGGAAAGATGAGCTCCAGCCTTATAGCTTCAAGGCCTGGTGGATGCATATCACAGCAGGCAGCAAAGCAGTGCTTGCTTTGAGATTAAATAAGAAGCTTGCAAAGTTGGTAGGAACGGAAGATGCGAATGCGCTTCTGTCCAACTTAAGAGGAAGCTCCGAACTGGCAAGTCTTGGGCCGATCACAGGCATTTCCAGGGTTATCAAGGGAGAAATGAGCCGGGAAGAATATTTGCTGCAGTACGGCCACCGGGGACCCCATGAGTTTGAGCTGTCCATACCTGGTCCTGCTGAGGATAATACCTGGCTGGAGAGGCAGGTAGAGGAATTTGGAAAGATGGATGTGGATGGGCTTTTAGAGAGACAGCATACTCAATTCGAAGCAGCCAGGAAGAGATTTCAGGAGCGTTTTCCCAATAAAGTAAAATGGCTTGATAAGCAGCTGGCGAAAGCATCGGAAGGCACTCGCCTCAGGGAAGCAGCCCGTTCGGAGTTGGTAAGGGTATTAAGAGTTGTTCGGGCCTTTGCGCTTAAAACAGGAGAGCTTACGGGAATAGGGGACAGTGTATTTTTCCTCTATGTTAATGAAGTTGAAAACTTGCTTGCAGGAGACAATTCAGCACTGAAGTATGTTCCCGCAAGAAAAGAGAACTATGAGAAATATAAAGCTCTGCCGCCGTTCCCGTCAATTATCCGGGGAAGATTCGATCCCTTCGAATGGGCAAAGGACCCCGATAGAAGACTTGATTACTACGATGCTACTATGCCGGTTGCTACTGCGCCTTATTCGGAAATGCTCAGAGGATTTGCCGGAGCAGCCGGCAAGGTAGAAGGGAGGGTGCGCGTTCTGGCAAATCCCGAAGAAGGCGAAATGCTGCAGCCAGGTGAAATTCTGGTCGCCACAACCACCAATGTTGGATGGACACCTCTATTCCCTCGAGCCGCAGCAATAGTCACCGATATAGGAGCTCCGCTGTCCCACGCTGCCATAGTAGCCAGAGAACTTGGTATTCCTGCTGTTGTGGGATGTGGCAACGCCACTCTAAGGCTAAAAACAGGAGACAGGGTTATAGTTGACGGTGGACAGGGAACTGTACATATATTGAAGTGA
- a CDS encoding DUF6262 family protein has translation MTNCTFRGNTSLSKSYLYANQEIRNRIEALRKQQEGVSSKLVKQEMTDSSKDVFLAAKNKRIHELEEEVKHLKGELQRLRGQLYEKGL, from the coding sequence GTGACCAACTGTACTTTTAGGGGTAATACTAGCCTATCTAAGTCTTATCTTTACGCCAACCAGGAGATTCGTAATCGGATTGAGGCCTTGCGCAAGCAGCAGGAAGGTGTTTCCTCTAAGCTGGTGAAGCAAGAGATGACCGATAGCAGCAAAGATGTTTTTTTGGCCGCGAAGAACAAAAGGATTCATGAGTTGGAGGAAGAGGTCAAACATCTCAAAGGTGAGCTTCAGCGCCTAAGAGGGCAATTGTATGAGAAGGGGCTTTAA
- a CDS encoding nuclear transport factor 2 family protein, which yields MNEKVVEQQERNIIIEAAKLADRAQISELLSRFCSVVDDKCISVATVAAVFTPDGRFVSPNGAAAVGPEVIAEEKSKSFSRFRATHHVTSDHIIDLDGDTAHLRANMTAMHLWAEEESDPRSLQSHFVAGGVFEAVAVRTSDGWRFSELKSRITWRTGASLPVMAKMGKPRD from the coding sequence ATGAATGAGAAAGTAGTAGAACAACAGGAGAGAAACATAATTATAGAAGCAGCAAAGCTTGCCGATCGTGCACAGATCAGCGAATTGCTGAGCCGCTTCTGCAGCGTTGTAGACGATAAATGCATCAGCGTTGCGACGGTGGCGGCTGTTTTCACACCGGATGGCCGCTTCGTGTCTCCCAATGGCGCGGCAGCTGTCGGTCCTGAGGTTATTGCCGAAGAAAAAAGCAAGAGCTTCAGCCGGTTCCGCGCAACGCACCACGTCACTAGCGACCATATCATCGACCTCGACGGGGACACCGCTCACCTACGAGCTAATATGACAGCGATGCACCTGTGGGCTGAAGAGGAGAGTGATCCGAGGTCGCTGCAATCGCATTTTGTTGCCGGAGGTGTTTTTGAAGCGGTCGCGGTACGTACCAGCGACGGGTGGCGGTTCAGCGAACTGAAGTCGCGTATTACGTGGCGAACGGGTGCAAGTCTGCCTGTAATGGCGAAGATGGGTAAACCAAGGGACTGA
- a CDS encoding DUF6345 domain-containing protein produces MNGSRYGIRTTMLVLCILAALTLPASAGTGDDSDSSSPEVGIEWVCDYTYPYADLPNSDDSAVGFYNRIGNAGWTKKFNKGDSNAKAAHFEQSGSDTTYIDGVDIAFYQGHGSAGKLDVSAYTEKVYANEAEWGDYDLEWIGLHACNTLSNNDFSESLQGAHLICGFSTTAYNYAGDGENWAGYLIDDGANDDAYTVKNAWFYGIDINQPAGVTLKVFGETSTCGNDKIWGQGTVISDPAVDDQFTTWTYNC; encoded by the coding sequence ATGAACGGAAGTAGATATGGAATTAGAACAACCATGTTGGTCTTATGTATCCTTGCAGCACTAACATTGCCAGCAAGCGCTGGTACGGGCGATGATAGCGATTCATCAAGTCCGGAAGTTGGGATTGAATGGGTATGCGATTATACCTACCCGTATGCGGACTTACCTAATAGTGATGATTCTGCTGTGGGTTTTTATAATCGTATCGGGAACGCTGGGTGGACAAAGAAGTTCAACAAAGGAGATAGCAACGCAAAAGCTGCTCATTTCGAACAGAGTGGTTCGGATACTACTTATATTGATGGTGTAGACATTGCGTTCTACCAGGGACATGGTTCTGCTGGAAAACTTGATGTATCTGCATACACAGAGAAAGTTTATGCTAATGAAGCTGAATGGGGAGACTACGATTTAGAATGGATCGGTCTACATGCATGTAATACTCTAAGCAACAACGATTTTTCAGAGTCCTTACAAGGTGCTCATTTGATATGTGGTTTTTCCACCACGGCATATAATTATGCTGGTGACGGAGAGAACTGGGCTGGTTATCTAATTGATGATGGTGCAAACGATGATGCATATACGGTAAAGAATGCCTGGTTCTATGGGATAGATATCAATCAGCCTGCAGGCGTTACTCTAAAAGTATTTGGTGAAACATCAACTTGTGGCAATGACAAAATATGGGGCCAGGGTACGGTAATTTCCGATCCTGCTGTGGATGATCAATTCACTACATGGACTTATAACTGTTGA
- a CDS encoding helix-turn-helix domain-containing protein encodes MTSENVILDLKSFIALSSISRISILRKLDARCMTITELSKTENLAKSTVHEHLEKLLDAGLVRKKEGTHKWIYYEITEKGIILLRPQEKNKILVLLSFSVVSVACGFTYIAKFMTDYLGQSTYPPAESAYDITLYLLAGLLFIVISVILFYSSLRQWGVGIEKKHFF; translated from the coding sequence AATATCAAGGATTTCGATTTTAAGAAAACTTGATGCAAGATGTATGACGATCACAGAACTCTCGAAAACTGAAAATCTGGCAAAATCGACAGTTCATGAACATTTAGAAAAGTTACTCGATGCTGGCTTGGTAAGGAAAAAAGAGGGAACCCACAAATGGATATACTATGAAATAACAGAAAAAGGCATAATTCTCTTGCGTCCACAGGAAAAGAATAAGATACTGGTTCTTTTATCTTTCTCTGTCGTGTCAGTTGCATGTGGCTTTACATACATCGCCAAATTCATGACAGATTATTTGGGACAAAGTACATATCCTCCAGCGGAAAGTGCCTATGATATAACACTTTATCTTTTAGCAGGCCTGCTTTTTATTGTAATAAGCGTCATACTTTTCTATTCTAGTTTAAGGCAATGGGGTGTAGGGATAGAGAAAAAACATTTTTTTTAG